The genomic stretch AGGGCTGGAGCTCGCTGTAGAGCACCGCGGCCTCGAGCCCCGGCTCGTGCTCCTTTGCGAGAATGCTCTGCTTGACCGCGATCATACAGCAGACCTTCGAGCAGTAGCCCAGACCGCCTCTCCTCCCCCGCCCGGCGCACTGAATCCAGACGACACTCCTCACTTTCGAGCCGTCCGAGGGCCTCACGAGCCTCCCTGCCGTCGGGCCCCCGGCGTTCAGTAGCCTCTCGAACTGGAGGTTCGTCAGGACGTCCGGGTGGAGGCAGTGGCCGAAATGGGGCTCGGAGGGTGTGAAGGGCTCGGCCCCGACGGCGAGGACGATGCTCCTCACCTCTATGTCCAGAACCCTCTCCCTCTGCCAGAGCAGCACGGCCTCCGCCCCCTCCTTTCTGCAGGCGACGACGCACCTCGCGATCTGGCACTCGCGGCACTGGGAGCAGTCCACCTTGCAGGCGCCGATGCAGGCGCCCCTGTCGAACATCTTGCAGTACCTGCACCTGTCGTCCACGACGTAGACGTTGGGGACGGCCTGCGGGAAGGGGATGCTGATGAGCTTGCGCCTCCCTCCGATCGGGCCGTCAAGCTCGTCCGGGACGCTGACCGGGCAGGCCTCGGCGCACTTTCCGCAGCCCTTGCACTTCTCCGCGTCCACGAACCGGGGCCTCTGGACGAGGCGAACCCTGAATCGTGGGGCGGCCCCCTCCACCCTCCTTATCTCCGTCCCGGTCAGGAGCGCGATGTTCGGGTGGCGGGCCACATTGTACATCATCGGCGCCTCGATGCATATCGAGCAGTCGTTGGTCGGGAAGGTCTTGTCCAGGCGGGCCATGAGGCCGCCTATGGAGGGTGCGTCGTCCACGAGGTGGACCCTCGCACCCGCGTCCGCGAGGTTCAGGGCGGCTGTGATTCCCGCCACTCCTCCGCCGACCACGAGGACGCCTTCCGCGGGCTCCTGCGGCTTCTCCAGAGCGCTCACTCCGCCATAGAAAAACGGAGCGGTTATTTATAATGTGTGGAGGCTGGATGGGCGTCGCCCGCGTCGCTCCGGGCCTGCGTGGCCCATGCCGGCCTCAACCGGGTCCCCGCTCCCTCCGGCCCCGCCCGGCCTCGCCCGCCGAATTCGCTGCGCCCGCCCCGGCCGGCGGAGCGGGGCCATGCCTCTTCCTCCTCCACCGGGCCCACAGGACGAGCGTCACCACGAGCAGAATCACCAGAGCGCCCGTCGCGAGCGTCTGGAGCGATTCATCGCTCCTCGTGTAGACGATATACAGGATGGAGGCCGAGGCCGCGGCCTCGTTCCCGGCCGCGTCCCTGACCCTGACATGGACCCGCTTCTCGCCCTCGCCCCCCGCGAGCCTCCAGGCCCTCGTGGCGCAGAAGGGCTCCCAGTCCGTGTAGTTCAGGCCGTCGCTGCTGAAGCACATCCCCGCCACGCCCGAGGTGCTGTCCCGGACCGTTATCGAGAGCGTCACATTGCGGGAGCCGGTTGTCCGGGCCCCTCTGTTGATTTTGAAGGAGGATACTCCGGGCGGGGTGGCGTCGATAAGGACCTCCGTGCTGGCTTCGAGAAAGTTCCCGACCCTGTCGTATGCCCTGAGCGTGATATTGTGCGCCCCGTCCGGGAGCACGGGGAGGGTCCAGGGGCTCTTCGCCCTTATCCACTGGCCGCCGTCAATGCTCGCCTCATAACGCTCCACGCCGCTGAGATTGTCCCTCGTGGAGAAGGACAGGGTCGGCGGAAAGCGGCTCCAGCCCCCCGGCTCCGATTTTATGACGAAAGGCTCCGGCGGCGACCTGTCCACGCGGGCCTCCACCCTTCCCTCCGCGTAGTTCCCGGCACGGTCTATGGCCCTGAGCACAATCGGGCTGACGCCGTCGGGCATGCCGGTCAACGTGAGAGGGCTCGTGCAGGGCTCGAATTCGCCTCCGTTCACGCTGAATTCATAGTGGTCCAGACCGCTTGTCTCGTCGAGCGCCGAGAATGTCAGGACCGGCTCCGCGGCGGTCCAGCCATCGGGCGAAATCGAGACAAACAGACCAATGGGCGGGGTTCTATCAAAATAGATCGTCGCGGAGGCCTCCCTCCAGTTCCCGGCCTGGTCAAAGGCCCTCACCGTTACGTTGTGCTCGCCGTCGCTCAGGCCGGCGAGCGTGCAGGGGCTCGAGTGCCATATGAACTGCCGGCCGTCAACGCTCATCTCGTAGTGGTCCACGCCGCTCGTGCGGTCCACGGTAGAGAATATGAGCTGCGGGTCGCCATTCGTCCAGGACGGGGGAACCACTTCAATCATAAACGGCTCGGGGGGCTCCCTGTC from Thermoplasmata archaeon encodes the following:
- a CDS encoding FAD-dependent oxidoreductase translates to MSALEKPQEPAEGVLVVGGGVAGITAALNLADAGARVHLVDDAPSIGGLMARLDKTFPTNDCSICIEAPMMYNVARHPNIALLTGTEIRRVEGAAPRFRVRLVQRPRFVDAEKCKGCGKCAEACPVSVPDELDGPIGGRRKLISIPFPQAVPNVYVVDDRCRYCKMFDRGACIGACKVDCSQCRECQIARCVVACRKEGAEAVLLWQRERVLDIEVRSIVLAVGAEPFTPSEPHFGHCLHPDVLTNLQFERLLNAGGPTAGRLVRPSDGSKVRSVVWIQCAGRGRRGGLGYCSKVCCMIAVKQSILAKEHEPGLEAAVLYSELQPYGKGFHEFHARARKAGVKFIKGRPGGVSRDPVSGRLRVRFEDIDSGRLGELEADIVVLSAGLAPLPRIKKLTKQLRIELDERGFIKERDPLGAPLETSVEGVYVCGTASGPADISETVARASAAALLALGSGRGRSGFSGAAQGVESGKSGSGGVPRTVERGAGL